The following proteins are encoded in a genomic region of Anguilla anguilla isolate fAngAng1 chromosome 15, fAngAng1.pri, whole genome shotgun sequence:
- the LOC118214059 gene encoding cyclin-T2-like isoform X1: MAACRGSSSKWFFTRDQLETTPSRRCGVEPDRELSYRQQAANLIQDMGQRLNVSQLTINTAIVYMHRFYMYHSFTKFHRNIISPTTLFLAAKVEEQPRKLEHVIKVAHACLNPQETPLDTKSNAYLQQAQELVILETIVLQTLGFEITIEHPHTDVVKCSQLVRASKDLAQTSYFMATNSLHLTTFCLQHKPTVIACVCIHLACKWSNWEIPVSTDAKHWWEYVDPSVTLTLLDELTHEFLQILEKTPSRLKRIRNWRATQAAKKPKGDGQGPDSLYPGPSLMEGYSTADGLPGVLAGAEFPKGESSSFPVALSLDSLGTMQGIPYTFTAPSDWPLEAPAAHALPLPHPHRADKCADLPPAKQDHHKHPPPVAHPAQKLSLDKYREKQASELAAQRRRQDPGLEAEPRDSYPPPALADPAPHHHRKPHAHPHLQQAPGCSSTPTASPHKVKVPLQGGERWDRASALKLRIPIQSGDGGGAGREELKMKVKVSASERHSSSDEGGAKSRHSSPLVAGKEKHREHSAHRHQKHGHAHPHQHSGNGRGGPEGPLAPAAVALRSPVGCIGEGAGPGGGGGSSSSSSSSSRKRTHPDASHNHHHHHHHHSKSSRSGRSAAGGGRTSRQEAGGEPRP, from the exons ATGGCGGCGTGCCGGGGATCCTCTTCAAAATGGTTTTTCACCCGGGATCAGCTTGAAACCACGCCGTCCCGCCGCTGTGGAGTCGAGCCGGACAGGGAGCTGTCATATAGACAGCAGGCGGCTAACCTCATTCAAGATATGGGCCAGAGACTCAACGT CTCCCAACTTACAATTAACACTGCAATTGTTTACATGCATAGATTTTATATGTATCATTCTTTCACCAAATTCCACAGAAAT ATCATTTCTCCGACCACCTTGTTCTTGGCTGCGAAGGTCGAGGAGCAGCCTCGGAAACTTGAACACGTAATTAAAGTGGCACATGCCTGCCTAAACCCTCAAGAAACCCCGCTAGATACAAAGAGTAAT GCATACCTCCAGCAAGCCCAAGAGCTGGTGATACTTGAAACGATAGTGCTGCAGACATTAG ggtTTGAAATAACAATTGAGCATCCGCATACTGATGTTGTGAAATGTTCCCAGCTAGTGCGAG CAAGCAAGGATTTGGCACAGACTTCCTATTTCATGGCTACCAACAG CCTGCACCTGACCACCTTCTGCCTGCAGCACAAGCCCACGGTCATCGCCTGCGTCTGCATTCACCTGGCCTGCAAGTGGTCCAACTGGGAGATCCCCGTCTCCACGGACGCAAAGCACTGGTGGGAGTATGTGGACCCGTCCGTCACGCTCACGCTGCTGGACG AACTGACCCACGAGTTCCTGCAGATTCTGGAGAAGACGCCCAGCAGGTTGAAAAGAATACGGAACTGGAGG GCCACGCAGGCGGCCAAAAAGCCCAAAGGGGACGGGCAGGGGCCGGACAGCCTGTACCCCGGCCCCTCCCTCATGGAGGGCTATTCCACGGCGGACGGCCTTCCCGGCGTCTTGGCCGGCGCGGAGTTCCCCAAGGGGGAATCCTCGTCCTTCCCCGTGGCCCTGTCGCTGGACAGCCTGGGCACCATGCAGGGCATCCCTTACACCTTCACGGCCCCCAGCGACTGGCCCCTGGAGGCCCCCGCCGCccacgccctccccctcccccacccccaccgcgcGGACAAGTGCGCCGACCTCCCCCCCGCCAAGCAGGACCACCACAAGCACCCCCCGCCCGTCGCGCACCCCGCCCAGAAACTGTCGCTGGACAAGTACCGGGAGAAGCAGGCGAGCGAGCTGGCGGCGCAGAGACGCCGGCAGGACCCGGGCCTGGAGGCGGAGCCCAGGGACTCGTACCCGCCCCCGGCCCtcgctgaccccgccccccaccaccacaggaagccccacgcccacccccaccttcaGCAGGCCCCCGGGTGCAGCTccacccccaccgcctccccccacAAGGTGAAGGTGCCCCTGCAGGGGGGCGAGCGGTGGGACAGGGCCAGCGCCCTCAAGCTGCGCATCCCCATCCAATCAggcgacgggggcggggccggcagggaggagctgaagatgaaGGTGAAGGTGTCCGCGTCCGAGCGCCACAGCTCCTCGGACGAGGGCGGGGCCAAGAGCAGACATTCCAGCCCCCTGGTGGCGGGCAAGGAGAAGCACAGGGAGCACTCTGCCCACCGGCACCAAAAacacggccacgcccacccgcACCAGCACAGCGGGAACGGGAGGGGGGGCCCCGAGGGGCCCCTGGCCCCCGCGGCCGTGGCCCTCAGGAGCCCGGTAGGTTGTATCGGCGAGGGTGCGGggccgggcggcggcggcggctcctcttcctcatcctcctcctcctcccggaAGAGGACGCACCCCGACGCCAgtcacaaccaccaccaccatcaccaccaccactccaAATCGAGCAGAAGTGGCCGAAGCGCAG CAGGTGGGGGGCGGACCTCTCGGCAGGAGGCCGGTGGAGAGCCACGCCCCTGA
- the LOC118214059 gene encoding cyclin-T2-like isoform X2, whose protein sequence is MAACRGSSSKWFFTRDQLETTPSRRCGVEPDRELSYRQQAANLIQDMGQRLNVSQLTINTAIVYMHRFYMYHSFTKFHRNIISPTTLFLAAKVEEQPRKLEHVIKVAHACLNPQETPLDTKSNAYLQQAQELVILETIVLQTLGFEITIEHPHTDVVKCSQLVRASKDLAQTSYFMATNSLHLTTFCLQHKPTVIACVCIHLACKWSNWEIPVSTDAKHWWEYVDPSVTLTLLDELTHEFLQILEKTPSRLKRIRNWRATQAAKKPKGDGQGPDSLYPGPSLMEGYSTADGLPGVLAGAEFPKGESSSFPVALSLDSLGTMQGIPYTFTAPSDWPLEAPAAHALPLPHPHRADKCADLPPAKQDHHKHPPPVAHPAQKLSLDKYREKQASELAAQRRRQDPGLEAEPRDSYPPPALADPAPHHHRKPHAHPHLQQAPGCSSTPTASPHKVKVPLQGGERWDRASALKLRIPIQSGDGGGAGREELKMKVKVSASERHSSSDEGGAKSRHSSPLVAGKEKHREHSAHRHQKHGHAHPHQHSGNGRGGPEGPLAPAAVALRSPVGCIGEGAGPGGGGGSSSSSSSSSRKRTHPDASHNHHHHHHHHSKSSRSGRSAGGGRTSRQEAGGEPRP, encoded by the exons ATGGCGGCGTGCCGGGGATCCTCTTCAAAATGGTTTTTCACCCGGGATCAGCTTGAAACCACGCCGTCCCGCCGCTGTGGAGTCGAGCCGGACAGGGAGCTGTCATATAGACAGCAGGCGGCTAACCTCATTCAAGATATGGGCCAGAGACTCAACGT CTCCCAACTTACAATTAACACTGCAATTGTTTACATGCATAGATTTTATATGTATCATTCTTTCACCAAATTCCACAGAAAT ATCATTTCTCCGACCACCTTGTTCTTGGCTGCGAAGGTCGAGGAGCAGCCTCGGAAACTTGAACACGTAATTAAAGTGGCACATGCCTGCCTAAACCCTCAAGAAACCCCGCTAGATACAAAGAGTAAT GCATACCTCCAGCAAGCCCAAGAGCTGGTGATACTTGAAACGATAGTGCTGCAGACATTAG ggtTTGAAATAACAATTGAGCATCCGCATACTGATGTTGTGAAATGTTCCCAGCTAGTGCGAG CAAGCAAGGATTTGGCACAGACTTCCTATTTCATGGCTACCAACAG CCTGCACCTGACCACCTTCTGCCTGCAGCACAAGCCCACGGTCATCGCCTGCGTCTGCATTCACCTGGCCTGCAAGTGGTCCAACTGGGAGATCCCCGTCTCCACGGACGCAAAGCACTGGTGGGAGTATGTGGACCCGTCCGTCACGCTCACGCTGCTGGACG AACTGACCCACGAGTTCCTGCAGATTCTGGAGAAGACGCCCAGCAGGTTGAAAAGAATACGGAACTGGAGG GCCACGCAGGCGGCCAAAAAGCCCAAAGGGGACGGGCAGGGGCCGGACAGCCTGTACCCCGGCCCCTCCCTCATGGAGGGCTATTCCACGGCGGACGGCCTTCCCGGCGTCTTGGCCGGCGCGGAGTTCCCCAAGGGGGAATCCTCGTCCTTCCCCGTGGCCCTGTCGCTGGACAGCCTGGGCACCATGCAGGGCATCCCTTACACCTTCACGGCCCCCAGCGACTGGCCCCTGGAGGCCCCCGCCGCccacgccctccccctcccccacccccaccgcgcGGACAAGTGCGCCGACCTCCCCCCCGCCAAGCAGGACCACCACAAGCACCCCCCGCCCGTCGCGCACCCCGCCCAGAAACTGTCGCTGGACAAGTACCGGGAGAAGCAGGCGAGCGAGCTGGCGGCGCAGAGACGCCGGCAGGACCCGGGCCTGGAGGCGGAGCCCAGGGACTCGTACCCGCCCCCGGCCCtcgctgaccccgccccccaccaccacaggaagccccacgcccacccccaccttcaGCAGGCCCCCGGGTGCAGCTccacccccaccgcctccccccacAAGGTGAAGGTGCCCCTGCAGGGGGGCGAGCGGTGGGACAGGGCCAGCGCCCTCAAGCTGCGCATCCCCATCCAATCAggcgacgggggcggggccggcagggaggagctgaagatgaaGGTGAAGGTGTCCGCGTCCGAGCGCCACAGCTCCTCGGACGAGGGCGGGGCCAAGAGCAGACATTCCAGCCCCCTGGTGGCGGGCAAGGAGAAGCACAGGGAGCACTCTGCCCACCGGCACCAAAAacacggccacgcccacccgcACCAGCACAGCGGGAACGGGAGGGGGGGCCCCGAGGGGCCCCTGGCCCCCGCGGCCGTGGCCCTCAGGAGCCCGGTAGGTTGTATCGGCGAGGGTGCGGggccgggcggcggcggcggctcctcttcctcatcctcctcctcctcccggaAGAGGACGCACCCCGACGCCAgtcacaaccaccaccaccatcaccaccaccactccaAATCGAGCAGAAGTGGCCGAAGCGCAG GTGGGGGGCGGACCTCTCGGCAGGAGGCCGGTGGAGAGCCACGCCCCTGA